The Brevibacillus brevis genome contains a region encoding:
- a CDS encoding acetamidase/formamidase family protein, producing the protein MYRVKKQDVIYAMSPENRPVLKVEAGSIVTFETCDCFEDQIQTADTVFQELDWNRINPASGPIYIVGTEPGDILVVHIQKITIKNQGVMVTGPELGVMGFDLQENVIKMIPIQDGKAVLSDKLQVPINPMIGVIGTAPANEAISCGTPGDHGGNMDCKQMREGTTLLLPVNVPGALFALGDLHAAMADGEVAVCGVEIAGEVTVKLDVIKGKQWPLPMAINQEHLITIASEKELDKAADRAVINMVQFLHEELGVEKTEAAFLLSAAGDLRICQVVDPLKTARMELPLAYATAVGFDSKIVGR; encoded by the coding sequence ATGTACAGAGTAAAAAAGCAGGACGTGATTTATGCCATGTCTCCTGAGAATCGGCCGGTCTTGAAGGTGGAAGCAGGCAGTATCGTAACGTTTGAAACCTGCGATTGCTTCGAGGACCAAATCCAAACGGCTGACACCGTATTTCAGGAGCTTGATTGGAATCGGATCAACCCTGCTTCCGGCCCCATTTATATAGTAGGAACAGAACCAGGCGATATTTTGGTTGTTCATATTCAGAAAATTACGATTAAAAACCAAGGCGTAATGGTTACTGGACCTGAACTGGGTGTAATGGGATTCGACTTGCAAGAAAATGTGATCAAAATGATTCCGATACAAGATGGAAAAGCTGTGTTGTCAGACAAGCTTCAGGTTCCGATCAATCCCATGATTGGCGTAATTGGAACAGCTCCTGCCAACGAAGCCATTTCATGCGGTACGCCGGGCGATCACGGCGGCAATATGGACTGCAAGCAAATGCGTGAAGGTACGACATTGCTTTTACCCGTAAATGTTCCTGGCGCATTATTTGCCCTGGGTGACCTTCATGCTGCAATGGCTGACGGTGAAGTAGCTGTATGCGGTGTGGAAATTGCAGGAGAAGTAACCGTAAAGCTCGATGTGATAAAAGGCAAGCAGTGGCCGTTACCGATGGCAATCAACCAAGAGCACTTGATCACGATTGCGTCGGAAAAAGAGCTGGACAAGGCTGCGGATCGAGCAGTAATCAACATGGTGCAATTTCTACACGAAGAGCTGGGCGTAGAAAAGACCGAAGCCGCCTTCCTGCTCTCCGCTGCGGGGGATTTGCGTATTTGTCAGGTCGTCGATCCTTTAAAGACTGCCCGCATGGAGTTGCCTCTTGCGTACGCAACCGCAGTAGGCTTTGATTCGAAAATAGTCGGCAGATAA
- a CDS encoding GerAB/ArcD/ProY family transporter: MQESYKISPRQLLMLVTLVTIGDSVLVLPGMTAALAKQDAWISVLVGLVVGLLNIVLLITVGKLYRDQSFFTFIDQTLGRVLGTIITLSFISYTLFSAGAHVMEIGDFVGTHLLISTPRFAIQLLFVIVIMFGVRLGLQTVAESAEIYFVWFFFFFGLLMITLFPQAEMSRIQPVFENGWKPILQGSTAAIAFPFSELVIFMAVLPFVSPIQKRMRSFFMGTLLGGIVLFIIMVMCILVLGADQTARHFYPTYVLIKQLKLGDFIQRLEAIIAVIWFIAVSVKITLYCLFFHLGIRHVFRIDNFKVLIFPYIILLMVMSTIFSPNIVVYGGIIAKYWPFYDFTYSIGVPLVLLCGNLIRKKWLNQN; encoded by the coding sequence ATGCAAGAGAGCTACAAGATCAGTCCCCGTCAACTATTGATGCTCGTCACCCTTGTTACCATTGGGGACTCCGTTCTCGTCCTGCCTGGCATGACGGCTGCACTCGCTAAACAGGATGCGTGGATATCCGTCCTAGTCGGGCTTGTGGTGGGACTGCTCAATATTGTCTTACTCATAACTGTGGGGAAGCTTTATCGGGATCAAAGCTTTTTCACCTTCATTGATCAAACCCTTGGAAGAGTGTTGGGAACGATCATTACACTCTCGTTTATTAGCTATACCTTGTTTTCAGCAGGGGCGCATGTGATGGAAATTGGCGACTTTGTTGGCACGCATCTATTGATCTCGACTCCAAGATTCGCGATACAGCTATTGTTTGTCATTGTGATTATGTTTGGTGTGAGATTGGGGCTGCAAACAGTCGCAGAATCGGCAGAAATCTATTTTGTCTGGTTCTTTTTCTTTTTTGGTTTACTCATGATTACTCTATTTCCACAGGCGGAAATGTCGAGAATTCAACCTGTATTTGAAAACGGGTGGAAGCCTATTTTGCAGGGATCTACAGCGGCAATTGCCTTTCCTTTTTCAGAGCTCGTCATTTTTATGGCGGTTCTTCCGTTTGTCTCGCCCATCCAAAAACGGATGAGATCTTTTTTTATGGGGACATTGCTTGGGGGAATTGTGCTGTTTATCATCATGGTGATGTGCATCCTTGTTTTGGGGGCAGATCAGACTGCGCGGCATTTTTATCCGACCTACGTCCTCATCAAACAGCTGAAGCTCGGGGATTTCATTCAGCGGCTAGAGGCGATTATCGCGGTGATCTGGTTTATCGCGGTGAGCGTCAAAATTACACTGTATTGCTTGTTTTTTCATTTGGGGATTCGTCACGTCTTTCGAATCGACAACTTCAAGGTTCTAATCTTTCCGTACATCATTTTGCTCATGGTAATGTCTACAATTTTCTCGCCCAATATTGTCGTCTATGGCGGCATCATTGCGAAGTACTGGCCATTCTATGATTTTACCTATAGCATCGGTGTACCGTTGGTGCTGTTATGCGGAAATCTAATTCGGAAAAAATGGCTGAATCAAAACTGA
- a CDS encoding iron-containing alcohol dehydrogenase — MENFVYHNPTQLIFGRGQLAQLEEKARQLGPTVLLVYGGGSIKRTGLYDKVISLLQSAGCSVHELAGVEPNPRLSTVNKGIELCRQEGVNWILAVGGGSVIDAAKAVAIGVPYEGDVWDFYTRKAVAQEALPLGTVLTLAATGSEMNRGSVVTNWETQEKHGAGTTFPAFSILDPEHTFSVPRDQTIYGISDILSHVFEQYFTHTTEIPLQTRFAESIMKTVIENAERVLTNPEDYDARANILYCGTMALNGTLPVGVTTDWATHSIEHAVSAVYDIPHGGGLAIIFPKWMRYVYRENVARFVRFATEVWNVDPSGKTDDEIALEGIAATEAFFARIGAPTRLADYGITDEHLQLMAEKATPFGPIGQFKTLTSDDVAQILRMSL; from the coding sequence GTGGAAAATTTTGTTTACCATAACCCGACACAGCTGATTTTTGGACGGGGTCAATTGGCCCAGCTCGAGGAAAAAGCAAGACAGCTAGGTCCCACTGTTCTTTTGGTATATGGTGGTGGCAGTATAAAGCGAACCGGACTCTACGACAAAGTGATTTCCCTCCTCCAGTCTGCGGGCTGTAGCGTGCATGAGTTGGCAGGAGTCGAGCCAAATCCACGTCTGAGTACCGTGAACAAAGGAATTGAGCTATGCCGTCAAGAGGGCGTCAATTGGATACTCGCTGTTGGTGGTGGCAGTGTAATTGACGCGGCCAAAGCAGTCGCGATTGGTGTGCCTTATGAGGGAGATGTATGGGATTTTTATACCCGTAAAGCGGTCGCACAAGAGGCTCTGCCCCTCGGTACCGTCCTGACGCTTGCTGCTACTGGTTCGGAAATGAATCGGGGAAGTGTCGTCACGAACTGGGAGACACAAGAAAAGCATGGAGCTGGAACGACGTTTCCGGCGTTTTCGATTCTGGACCCAGAGCATACGTTTAGCGTACCTCGCGACCAAACGATCTACGGAATCAGCGACATTTTGTCCCATGTATTCGAGCAATATTTCACGCATACAACCGAAATCCCATTACAAACACGTTTTGCCGAGTCAATCATGAAGACCGTCATCGAAAATGCAGAACGCGTCCTTACCAATCCGGAAGACTACGATGCCCGCGCCAACATCCTGTACTGCGGAACAATGGCATTGAACGGCACTCTCCCGGTTGGCGTCACAACAGACTGGGCAACCCACTCCATTGAGCATGCTGTCAGTGCGGTTTACGACATCCCGCACGGCGGCGGTCTGGCGATCATCTTCCCGAAATGGATGCGCTATGTGTACCGTGAAAACGTCGCTCGCTTCGTGCGCTTCGCAACAGAGGTATGGAATGTCGATCCTTCCGGCAAGACAGATGATGAGATCGCCTTGGAAGGGATTGCCGCTACAGAAGCTTTCTTTGCGCGTATCGGTGCCCCTACTCGCTTGGCTGATTACGGTATCACCGACGAGCATTTGCAGCTCATGGCCGAAAAAGCTACTCCGTTTGGCCCGATCGGCCAATTCAAAACGTTGACGAGTGATGATGTGGCACAGATTCTTCGCATGTCTTTGTAA
- the ftsE gene encoding cell division ATP-binding protein FtsE, giving the protein MIEMFDVWKTYPNGTNALKGINIRIEKGEFVYVVGPSGAGKSTFIKLMYREEKPTKGQIFLGGFNVSRIKERQIPLVRRSIGVVFQDFKLLPTLTVFENVAFAMEVIESNPKQIKPRVMDVLGLVKLKHKAKMLPSELSGGEQQRVALARALVNSPGIIIADEPTGNLDPETSWEIMKLFEEINQRGTTVVMATHNREIVNTMRKRVIAIEAGQIARDEQRGEYGYED; this is encoded by the coding sequence TTGATCGAAATGTTCGATGTGTGGAAAACATACCCGAATGGAACGAATGCTTTGAAAGGTATCAACATTCGGATTGAGAAAGGTGAATTTGTGTACGTAGTAGGCCCCAGTGGTGCGGGTAAATCTACGTTTATCAAATTGATGTACCGTGAAGAGAAGCCGACGAAAGGACAAATTTTTTTGGGTGGCTTCAATGTCAGCAGAATCAAAGAGCGACAAATTCCATTGGTCCGCCGCAGTATCGGTGTCGTGTTCCAGGACTTCAAGCTGCTGCCGACGTTGACTGTTTTCGAAAACGTCGCATTTGCGATGGAAGTAATCGAGAGCAACCCGAAACAAATCAAGCCGCGCGTGATGGATGTTTTGGGACTGGTAAAGCTCAAGCATAAAGCAAAAATGCTGCCAAGCGAGTTGTCCGGTGGTGAGCAGCAACGTGTTGCCTTGGCGCGTGCACTGGTGAATAGTCCGGGAATTATTATCGCGGACGAGCCGACGGGGAACTTGGACCCTGAGACCTCTTGGGAAATCATGAAGCTGTTTGAAGAAATCAATCAGCGTGGCACGACAGTCGTCATGGCTACCCACAATAGAGAAATTGTCAACACCATGAGAAAACGGGTGATTGCGATCGAAGCAGGCCAAATTGCCCGTGATGAGCAGAGAGGGGAATACGGTTATGAAGATTAG
- the ftsX gene encoding permease-like cell division protein FtsX — MKIRTLGRHVREGVKNLGRNGWMSFASISAVTITLFILGVFLILAMNVNYFAQTVEKQVEIRVFMDLLATKENITQVENNIKKLPQVESVSFIPKDEGLKQFKESLGEKAYLFEGLEESNPLPDAFVVKTKQPQDTAAVAAQIKNLQYVKSLTYGEGTVEKLFSLTGAVRNVGIAFIIGLGFTAMFLIANTIKLTIVARRREIEIMKLVGATNWFIRWPFFVEGLMMGVAGALIPTIMLTVGYYYLLDAIHSSFEASQLFKLLPLFPLVYQVALALLAIGAFIGIWGSLVSVRRFLRV; from the coding sequence ATGAAGATTAGAACGCTGGGACGCCATGTCCGTGAAGGGGTCAAAAACCTCGGGCGGAACGGCTGGATGTCGTTCGCTTCTATTAGCGCCGTGACCATTACTCTCTTTATTTTGGGCGTTTTCCTCATCCTGGCGATGAACGTCAATTACTTTGCGCAAACCGTAGAAAAACAAGTAGAAATTCGCGTCTTTATGGACTTGCTGGCGACGAAAGAAAACATCACGCAGGTTGAGAATAACATCAAGAAGCTTCCGCAAGTGGAGTCCGTTTCATTTATACCGAAAGACGAGGGGCTGAAGCAGTTTAAAGAGAGTCTTGGTGAAAAAGCGTACTTGTTTGAAGGATTGGAGGAAAGCAATCCTCTGCCGGATGCGTTTGTCGTGAAAACGAAGCAACCGCAAGACACTGCTGCTGTTGCCGCTCAAATTAAAAATCTTCAGTATGTCAAAAGCCTGACCTACGGGGAAGGCACTGTGGAAAAGCTGTTTTCCTTGACAGGAGCAGTCCGTAATGTCGGGATTGCCTTTATTATTGGACTTGGCTTTACAGCGATGTTCTTGATTGCCAACACGATTAAGCTGACAATTGTGGCACGTCGCAGAGAGATTGAAATCATGAAGCTGGTTGGTGCCACGAACTGGTTTATCCGTTGGCCATTCTTTGTGGAAGGGCTCATGATGGGTGTGGCAGGAGCATTGATTCCGACCATTATGTTAACGGTTGGATATTACTACCTCCTGGATGCCATTCACTCCAGCTTTGAAGCTTCCCAACTGTTTAAACTGTTGCCGCTATTCCCGCTCGTGTATCAAGTTGCGTTGGCTTTGCTGGCGATTGGTGCATTCATCGGGATTTGGGGAAGTTTGGTGTCCGTACGTCGCTTCTTGCGAGTTTAA